A genome region from Blautia coccoides includes the following:
- a CDS encoding GH1 family beta-glucosidase has translation MGFSENFLWGTATASYQIEGGAFEGGRGYTVWDDFCRTPGKVFSMHNGDVACDHYHRYKEDVKMMADMGIQAYRFSIAWSRILPEGKGEVSQSGIDFYNALIDELLKYNIKPCLTLFHWDLPFALHRLGGWQNPEIVDWFAEYAAVAAKAFGDRVKFFMTFNEPQCFVGLGHVTGEHAPGNLMSRRSVLEMAHHVMMAHGKAVQAIRSLVPDAQIGYAPTSNPVIPATDSPEDIEAARKAYFAVEDKPDYMWSVSWWSDPVMFGRYPEDGLKLFEKDLPDFKPEDLKLMHQPLDFYGQNIYNGYKVKSDHKGGWETVQRPVGYPRTGNGWPVVPESLYWGPRFLYERYQKPIVITENGCCCADVVSLDGKVHDPNRIDFYHRYLRELGRAIEDGVKVDAYFAWSVVDNFEWAKGYSDRFGMVYVDFETQERILKDSAYWYSEVIKNNGANLADIH, from the coding sequence ATGGGATTTTCAGAAAATTTTTTGTGGGGAACAGCCACCGCTTCTTACCAGATAGAGGGTGGTGCTTTTGAAGGCGGAAGGGGTTACACGGTATGGGACGACTTTTGCAGGACTCCTGGTAAAGTCTTTTCCATGCATAACGGGGATGTGGCCTGTGATCATTACCACCGCTATAAAGAGGATGTGAAAATGATGGCGGATATGGGGATTCAGGCTTATCGTTTCTCTATTGCCTGGTCCAGAATACTGCCGGAGGGAAAAGGGGAAGTCAGCCAGAGCGGGATAGACTTCTATAATGCGCTGATAGATGAACTTTTAAAATATAATATTAAACCTTGTCTGACACTGTTTCACTGGGATCTTCCTTTTGCTCTGCACCGTCTGGGAGGCTGGCAGAATCCGGAGATCGTGGACTGGTTTGCAGAGTACGCTGCTGTGGCGGCAAAGGCCTTTGGGGACAGAGTCAAATTCTTTATGACATTTAATGAACCTCAGTGTTTTGTGGGACTGGGACACGTGACCGGAGAACATGCACCGGGTAATCTTATGTCGCGCCGCAGTGTGCTGGAAATGGCTCATCACGTAATGATGGCCCATGGAAAAGCTGTACAGGCCATAAGAAGTCTGGTACCGGATGCACAGATTGGATACGCCCCCACTTCCAATCCGGTGATCCCTGCAACAGACAGCCCGGAAGATATTGAAGCTGCCAGAAAAGCATATTTTGCTGTGGAGGATAAGCCGGATTATATGTGGTCTGTGAGCTGGTGGAGTGATCCTGTGATGTTTGGAAGATATCCGGAGGATGGGTTAAAGCTGTTTGAAAAGGATTTGCCGGATTTTAAGCCGGAAGATTTGAAACTGATGCATCAGCCCCTGGATTTCTATGGACAGAATATTTACAACGGATATAAGGTGAAGAGTGACCATAAGGGAGGATGGGAGACTGTTCAGCGTCCTGTGGGATACCCCAGGACGGGCAACGGGTGGCCTGTGGTACCGGAATCTCTTTACTGGGGGCCGCGGTTCCTTTATGAGCGGTATCAGAAGCCTATTGTTATCACGGAGAATGGGTGCTGCTGCGCAGATGTAGTGTCCCTGGACGGTAAGGTCCATGATCCGAACAGAATCGATTTTTATCACAGATATCTGCGGGAACTTGGCCGGGCAATTGAGGACGGAGTAAAAGTAGATGCCTATTTTGCCTGGTCAGTGGTGGACAACTTTGAATGGGCCAAGGGGTACTCAGACAGGTTTGGCATGGTATATGTGGATTTTGAGACGCAGGAGCGTATCTTAAAGGATTCCGCATATTGGTATTCAGAAGTAATCAAAAATAATGGCGCAAACCTGGCAGATATTCATTAG
- a CDS encoding VOC family protein, producing the protein MSGVVGTDLVCQVGFIVKDINATKKKWAEFLGVEEPEAALCGEYEITQTEFKGEPAPEANSYLAFFDVGPGLQLELIQPNEAPSTWRNYLNEHGEGIHHVAFNIKGMKMPEAVKRCEDFGMVLEQKGEYGDGSGRYTYMNGYKDLKCIIELLESDR; encoded by the coding sequence ATGAGTGGAGTAGTTGGTACAGATTTAGTTTGTCAGGTTGGATTTATCGTAAAGGACATCAATGCCACAAAAAAGAAATGGGCAGAATTTTTGGGGGTTGAGGAACCGGAAGCAGCTCTCTGTGGTGAGTATGAGATCACCCAGACGGAATTTAAAGGTGAGCCTGCACCGGAGGCTAACAGCTACCTTGCATTTTTTGATGTGGGACCGGGTCTGCAGCTTGAATTGATCCAGCCTAATGAAGCACCTTCCACATGGAGAAATTATCTGAATGAGCACGGAGAAGGAATTCATCATGTAGCGTTCAATATTAAGGGAATGAAAATGCCTGAGGCTGTAAAACGCTGTGAAGATTTCGGCATGGTTCTGGAGCAGAAGGGTGAGTACGGAGATGGCAGCGGAAGATATACATACATGAATGGTTATAAAGATCTGAAGTGTATCATTGAGCTGCTGGAAAGTGATAGATGA
- a CDS encoding alpha/beta hydrolase family protein, protein MKKKMIITVLSLAVMLAFSGCSGKGSGKENNNTEKNAGAAGENTDIADKKDSDGDNGDSTADAQDEADAQGKSDVHQDKADASTGNQELLAISEAFVKDLVEGSGDNIKTDYEYTEQMKSAVESGQILTAFQDTLKAVGEVKEIRSAWEADPQSGYNMVQVPCDFSIQPLNMVVAFQDGRIGGVHTDVYQEQKETVSLPENVTETDMNLSIAGGRTLPGTFAAPKNLKEYPAVVFVHGSGSSDRNETAGQIKPFQDLAWGLAERGIASYRYDKISYVYGKELAEDKEFTVYDETVNDAAAAVKMLREQEGVSKVYVVGHSQGALMMGAIAREGQPDGCIMMAGPARGFADTIQRQYEFLQSLDPDPSEQDKAVYEQGLAAAEQMKNIDSLPDDARIMGQTKTYMKSILDYDAVAEAADITVPVLVLQGEEDYQVTMDDFRIWEENYEGKDNWQFVSFPGLSHMFTEGKYEEGPASYQGAKHIPDKVTETIAGFINE, encoded by the coding sequence ATGAAAAAGAAAATGATCATAACTGTACTGAGTCTTGCCGTTATGCTTGCGTTTTCAGGCTGTTCTGGCAAAGGGAGCGGGAAGGAAAACAACAATACGGAAAAAAATGCGGGAGCAGCAGGTGAAAACACTGACATCGCAGATAAAAAAGACAGTGACGGGGACAATGGGGATAGCACTGCGGATGCACAGGATGAAGCGGATGCACAGGGTAAATCGGATGTACATCAGGATAAAGCAGATGCATCCACAGGAAATCAGGAACTTTTGGCAATATCTGAGGCCTTTGTAAAAGATTTAGTGGAAGGCAGCGGAGACAATATCAAGACAGACTATGAGTACACAGAACAGATGAAGTCCGCAGTGGAGAGTGGTCAGATTCTGACAGCTTTTCAGGATACCCTGAAAGCGGTGGGGGAAGTGAAAGAAATCCGGTCGGCATGGGAAGCAGATCCACAGTCCGGGTACAATATGGTTCAGGTGCCCTGTGATTTTTCTATACAGCCCCTGAATATGGTAGTCGCTTTTCAGGATGGCAGGATAGGAGGCGTTCATACGGATGTCTATCAGGAACAAAAAGAGACGGTATCCTTACCGGAAAATGTCACCGAGACGGATATGAACCTGAGTATAGCAGGCGGCCGCACACTGCCGGGAACATTTGCCGCTCCTAAAAATCTGAAAGAGTATCCCGCTGTTGTATTTGTACATGGTTCAGGCAGCAGTGACAGAAATGAGACAGCAGGACAGATCAAACCATTTCAGGATTTGGCATGGGGGCTTGCTGAGAGGGGAATTGCATCTTACCGTTACGATAAGATTTCTTATGTGTACGGAAAAGAATTGGCGGAAGATAAAGAGTTTACAGTCTATGATGAAACCGTTAATGATGCCGCTGCGGCGGTTAAGATGCTGCGTGAACAGGAAGGCGTTTCAAAAGTTTATGTGGTTGGACACAGCCAGGGTGCACTGATGATGGGTGCAATTGCCAGGGAAGGTCAGCCGGACGGCTGCATTATGATGGCAGGTCCGGCCAGGGGATTTGCGGATACGATTCAGAGGCAGTATGAATTCCTTCAGAGTCTGGATCCTGATCCTTCAGAGCAGGATAAGGCAGTTTATGAGCAGGGCTTAGCGGCAGCGGAGCAGATGAAAAATATTGATTCTCTGCCCGATGACGCAAGAATTATGGGACAGACAAAAACATATATGAAAAGCATTCTGGACTATGATGCAGTAGCGGAGGCGGCAGACATAACAGTGCCGGTCCTTGTCCTGCAGGGTGAGGAAGATTATCAGGTGACAATGGATGATTTCCGGATTTGGGAGGAAAACTACGAGGGGAAGGATAACTGGCAGTTTGTGTCTTTCCCGGGCCTGTCTCATATGTTCACGGAAGGAAAATATGAGGAAGGTCCTGCCAGCTATCAGGGAGCAAAGCATATTCCTGATAAGGTGACGGAGACAATTGCGGGATTTATCAATGAATAG
- a CDS encoding sugar phosphate isomerase/epimerase family protein, with translation MRLGLSSPLEHKSPWEWAEKMHRMGCGSVNFPVDHTCDQTLLEQYVEAAGKYDLMIAEVGAWCNPISPDDKVREAAFTRCVEQLKLADQISARCCVNVSGSRGERWDGPYKENLTEDTWKLMVRSIQEIIDTANPVNTYYTIEPMPWMYPMGPDEYLKLIHDVDRERFAVHMDVFNWITTPERYFYHEDFMEECFRKLGPHIRSCHLKDVILEQEFTLQFRETACGRGCLNLEKYAQLARETDPDMPLIIEHLDGDNAYLESLAYVKQRFGEAGIEV, from the coding sequence ATGAGACTGGGATTATCCAGCCCTCTGGAGCATAAAAGCCCCTGGGAATGGGCTGAAAAAATGCATCGGATGGGCTGCGGCTCTGTGAATTTCCCTGTGGATCACACCTGTGACCAGACACTTTTGGAACAATACGTGGAGGCGGCCGGCAAATATGATCTGATGATCGCGGAAGTGGGAGCCTGGTGCAATCCCATTTCCCCGGATGACAAAGTCAGGGAAGCAGCGTTTACAAGATGTGTAGAGCAGCTAAAGCTGGCCGATCAGATCAGTGCGAGATGCTGTGTGAATGTCTCAGGTTCCAGAGGGGAACGCTGGGACGGCCCTTATAAAGAAAATCTGACTGAGGATACCTGGAAACTGATGGTGAGAAGCATTCAGGAGATCATAGATACAGCAAATCCGGTAAATACATATTATACCATTGAGCCAATGCCATGGATGTACCCTATGGGTCCGGATGAATATTTAAAGCTGATCCATGACGTGGACAGGGAGCGGTTTGCTGTGCATATGGATGTGTTTAACTGGATCACTACTCCGGAGAGATATTTTTATCATGAAGATTTTATGGAGGAGTGCTTCCGTAAGCTGGGACCTCATATCAGAAGCTGTCATCTGAAGGATGTGATCCTGGAACAGGAATTCACCCTGCAGTTCAGGGAGACTGCCTGCGGCAGAGGATGTCTGAATCTGGAAAAGTATGCGCAATTGGCACGTGAGACAGATCCGGATATGCCGCTGATCATTGAGCATTTGGATGGGGATAATGCCTATCTGGAAAGCCTTGCCTATGTGAAACAGCGTTTTGGAGAGGCGGGTATTGAGGTATAA